ATGTTGCAAGGAGGCAGGGAACAATTCGTACCAGCGGTCACGTTGATATGCGCAGGAGGCCCAGGCACGCCTAGGAAGGTCGCAGATGTGCTACTGTTGTCGATAGTAAGCGACCCGTTCCCCAGCATGAAGGTGGCATACCCGTTGGGAGGCCCATTGGGATTGGGAGTACCAGGAACATAGATGGAGCCTAGATTGCCGCCCACGTTCACAGTGGCCGTTCCGTTCGCGATATAGAATCCAGGTCCCGTAGGCAGCCCTCCTTCGAGTCCACCTAAAAAGTCCCCACCGGTTGTGATGCTCAGATTGCCGGTACCTTGCAGGCGGATGCCAGCATAGGACCCGTTTGACGAAAGTGGAGTTGCGAAGGGAGCAATGAGATTCAGCCCTGCATTGATCGTGATGTCTCCACCGAAGGTCCGGATTGTAGTGAACTGGGTGCTGCCTCCATCCGGAGCAAGCTTGATATTGCCGGTTGCATTGAGGGTGATGGAGCCTCCGAGACTTGTCGACAATGTGGAATTGTTCAACACGATATCGACCGGGGTCTTTGTCGTGTTGTTCTGTGCGGTCGCGACGATATTCCACCCGTTGAGAGCGCCTTTGATCGCACCAGTAGGACCAGGGTTCTGTCCATTTTGAATTGACGTGTTGTTAAAGGTCAGATTGTTCCCGCTTATGAATTGCAAAGTGCCGATCTGAGTGGGCGAGGTAAGCGCTCCTACGTTAACGAGGTTATAATTCGCATTCACCACGAGGTCCGTTCCGTCAACGGATGAAAACGTGATGTTCGACACGCCGCTGCCGGTGAAACTTTGGAAATCGGCCGTGGTCACTGGCGTCGACGGATCGATGAGAACGCTTCCACCAGTGAAACCGGGCAGCGCACGACCAAGAAATTGTCCCGCCAGCGTGACTGAGGCCCCGCTCACCTCCACAGTTCCTCCGTTGCCTCCGTTCACTCCCCCGGAGACGTCAAGCACAGCGCCCTGTTGAAATGTTGTCTGACCGGTTGTGAGATCCGACTTCACAAGGATCGAGCCGCCGTCCGAAACCCCCTGCGAATTGCCCGCCGCTCTCGTCACACTTCCAGGCGTGAGAGTGATTCGCTCACTGGCCACAAGTTCGATTTTCCCGTTTTGTTGTCGCACGCTGTTTGCTTGCACGACGCCGCTTTGTGTCACTAACCGTCCAATCATACTGACCTGTCCGCCGTCAGCGACCAGGCTTTTGAGATTTAAGGCTTCGCCCGCAGGCGCCGTGACCTCTACGATAAACCCGCGCCCATCCGCTCGATCCGAGAGGTAGGCCGTGGTGCCGGCGGCCAACGCGATGGTGCCGCCCGGGCTTGTGATCACCCCGTTGTTCGTCACATTCGGCGCGAGCAGATAGACGCCGAACGGGCCGGAGGAGATCTGGCCTTCGTTCCGCACAGGGCCGTTGGTCGAAGTCCCTGAGAATTGATATTGGCCGTTCACAAAATTGGCGTTCGTCATATTCAGAGAGGACGCAATCAACCCGTTCACATTCACCTGTGAATTGGGACCGAAGAACACGCCGTTCGGATTAATGATGATGACCGATCCGTTCGCAACCAACGAACCGAGAAATTGACTGGGGTCGCTTCCCACAATGCGGTTGAGCGCAATCGCGCTGGTCGAAGGCTGGACAAACCTGAGGATCTCGCCGTGATTGTTCCCAAGGCTGTTCCAGTTGATCCCCAGCAGTTGTGTTGACTGGTTCACTGTCACATTCGATGTGCCGAGCCCGGAAACCGTTCCGCTTCCCAGCTGCACAACCGGATTGGTGGCAACGGTCGACTTGGCCTGTACGAGTGGAGGCAACTCCGAGCCCATTGACATAAGAACACCGGTGCACGCGAGAACGATGCTCCAACTCCTTGCACGAGCTGATGCGGACATACTATGAACGCTGTCATTCTTGACGGAGGCCGGTTGCTTTTGTCTTCGAGACGTCATGGTCCCCTGCCTTACGCAGCAATGCCCCTGGTAGATCTCGCCAGAGCCGCTTTGTGACGTATATGGCTATAGGAGTCATAACGTCAAGTATCCTGAATCATATTTGATAGCGCTGTAACACGACCGCAATCTTCAGCCGGTGTTCCTGTTGACCTCTCCATCGTTCATGTCGTCTATCGATTACACAATCCATCATAATTGACTTAGGATATTGTGTGTATATGCATACTTGACATTTCTGTCAGCTATTGTGTATCCGTATCTTCCCGCTCGCGAACCCGTTGAACCGCGCGAAGACTAGAGTTGAGGCTGGCCGATGTCGTTACCAATTCATAGCAGCCCATTCCTCTCCGTATTTCTGTTTTCAATCCTTGGAGCTCTCCTCACCGATTGTGCTCGCCTGCCGGAAACAACGAGAGTGCTGCACGACGACGATCGCGTCATGGTGACACTGGAAACAGATTTCCATGCCCCTTCAGGCAGTCGCACAAGTCCAACAGACATTTCAGCTGAACAATTGACAAAGCTATTGCGCGGCTTTTCCGTTCGCCCGATCTCTCGCCTTCCGATTCCGGTCCTGGCCGATGAACGGCCGCCTCGGAAGCTGCTACGCGAAAGAGAACTCGAGGTGCTAGCCCCTGTTCTTCATGAAGCTCTGTTAAAAGTCGGCTTCCATGAGCGGGTTCGATTCGAGGTCGTGTCACCAGGACGCAATCCACGGTACTGGCGAGACGTGACCGGAGGGTGGATCAGGATTCGGGACCGATATTTTCACCTGCACGTGGACTACTACCACGTAGAACAGCCGATTCGTAAGATTGACGCGTACGATCCCTATTACCCCAGTCCGTGGACCCCCGAACAGAATTATGCCGTGTACTACGAGCCTCAGGGGCTCTATGTGACCGATCCCATGCTCGATCAATCTGCCGTGGATTTAGAGAGGTTTTTCGAAAGGGCGTCGCCATAAAGACGGAAGGATTTCCGTGTCGTTGCCCGCGTATCGGACCCAGTGAAAAGGTCCCAATGAACGCGAAGCCGTCACGCGTCTTGCCATGTGGTGTACCAGAACCTTGGGCGTCCTGTATGACGTATGGACGACGTCAACAGGTGGATGGAAAGGAACATTGCTGATGGTCCTCGTGTGCGCGAGCCTGGGACATGGGCTGTGCGATAGATCTGAGGCCGCGAACGGAGATTCGCCTCGCTCAATGCAGCAAGACGGACCGCTACCGGCAATCGATGAGATAGACCCGATCACCAAATTTCTTCTGGATGATGCCTATGCGCAGGGACGCATAACTCAGCAGCGGTACGCGGCTCTCGTGCGGGAGTATGAGGAGCAGGCCTATATCCGCCAACCATCTTACAAATTCTGGTATGAGCGGGGGTTCAACCTAAGCACGAATGATAATGCATTCCTCCTACGCATTCGCGGGAGACTCGATACGCAGTTCGTCCAGCAGTATCGCAATTCAGCCTGGCGAAACCCCGGCGACGCGAAGGACTTTCCGGACATTGACGGTGTGTTTGGCGACTACCGCATCAACCGGTTTGACGGCGAATCTTCGACGGCGAACCTGCGACGAGCCCGCCTCTATTTTATGGGACATGTGTTTAGTCCGGACATGAAGTACTACGTCCAGCTGTCAATGGATTCTGCAAGTGGCAGTTCGCAGACCCAAAGCAATGTTCAACTGCTCGACTACTTTGCACTGAACACCATGGTGCCCTGGCTGAACGTCCAGGTCGGCCAATACAAGGTCTACTTCAACCGGTCCCAGATTAATTCCACCGCGTCGATGCAGTTTGCAGAGCGCGCGCTGGCGATGGATGCCTTTCCGGCGAGCGGATTGGATAGGCGTGATATAGGTCTTACCATCATGAACGACGAGGAACGGTATCCCCTGAATTACTATTTTGGAGTCTTCGGAGGCTCGGGCCCCAACTTTACCACCCTTGGGAACACTGAAAGCGAGCAGGTTCAGCAGAATTGCCCCGGCGGCCAAACACCAACCAATGTTCCTCTTCCCACCACCACAAACTGCCTATTGGCTGGTCCTCCTTTGAATCAGACCAATCCACTTCAGCGCAACCTGAACGCGGATACCCGCACAAACCTCAATCGCCTCATGTTCTCCGCTCGATTGAACTGGAACGTCATGGGTCGCCCCGGCTACGGCGAAGGAGACATTGCCTACTCGGAACGGCCTCAGTTGGCTATCGGCGGTGGATACGCCTACAATCCTAAGGTCAATACCAGCACGAACAACGCGTTCATCGGCGAGGACCTGGCGAATTTGACCATTCGTCGTCTGATCGCCGCGAGCGGCAACGGACGAGAATTGGGCTGGGGGACCGTCGATTTTTCTACTTGGACGGTTGATGGCGTATTCAAGTACCGGGGCTTCTCTCTGCAAGGTGAGTTTGATTTCAAGAATGTGAACCGCCGCCAGAAGGGTCCACCCTGCGTTCAGTTCCTCCAGGAGATTGTCGATACCGGACCCATTACCTGCACGGCGTTCGCCCCTCAACAACTGGGCAATGCTTTCGGCTGGTCGGTCCAAAGCGGGTACTACATCATTCCGCGCTATGTCGAAGTGGCTGCCCGTTATGCCTATTGGGACCCGGACACCAATGCTCCAGGTGATCTGATCAAAGAAGTCAATGTCTCGCTCAACTGGTTCCTCAATGGAACGTACGACCATTCGATCCTCATCACCTATAGCAACATCTCCATGGGGACAGGCGGGTATGCCATCGGGCGGAGCAATCCAATGCCACTCGCGCAGACCGTTGGTTCTTCAACCCCATCAATATTCTATCCCAACGGACCTGTTCCCGTTGACGCCGTCGGCGGCACGTTGATTCAAAACGCGATCACAGTTCAGTACCAACTGTTTTTTTGAGCAAGGGGTACGTGAAAGAAATGGCAGAACCTCGCTTGAACAATCTCGAAGTAAGGAGGTCACTATGTCCGAACTAGACGAAGAGCTTTCTAGGCAAAAGGATGGCCATACGGTCCGCTGGTTCGGTTCTGCCGATCTGTCGGGACCACCTTCATGCAACGTGCTGACCGGGGTTGTGACGTCTCGAATGAAAGGATTGACTCGGACCACGCTGCGGATTCGTGTGGGTGAACGAACAGACCTTCGCGTTCGGTGGTCGGCAGCTTCAGAGTCAGAGGATGCCGTCGATATCGGGCACCCAGTTGGTCTCACGATTCCCGAGCCGGCGGT
Above is a window of Nitrospiraceae bacterium DNA encoding:
- a CDS encoding porin, which gives rise to MQQDGPLPAIDEIDPITKFLLDDAYAQGRITQQRYAALVREYEEQAYIRQPSYKFWYERGFNLSTNDNAFLLRIRGRLDTQFVQQYRNSAWRNPGDAKDFPDIDGVFGDYRINRFDGESSTANLRRARLYFMGHVFSPDMKYYVQLSMDSASGSSQTQSNVQLLDYFALNTMVPWLNVQVGQYKVYFNRSQINSTASMQFAERALAMDAFPASGLDRRDIGLTIMNDEERYPLNYYFGVFGGSGPNFTTLGNTESEQVQQNCPGGQTPTNVPLPTTTNCLLAGPPLNQTNPLQRNLNADTRTNLNRLMFSARLNWNVMGRPGYGEGDIAYSERPQLAIGGGYAYNPKVNTSTNNAFIGEDLANLTIRRLIAASGNGRELGWGTVDFSTWTVDGVFKYRGFSLQGEFDFKNVNRRQKGPPCVQFLQEIVDTGPITCTAFAPQQLGNAFGWSVQSGYYIIPRYVEVAARYAYWDPDTNAPGDLIKEVNVSLNWFLNGTYDHSILITYSNISMGTGGYAIGRSNPMPLAQTVGSSTPSIFYPNGPVPVDAVGGTLIQNAITVQYQLFF